The Oculatellaceae cyanobacterium DNA window GCGGAAATTAATAGATCGACATAGCCAATCTCAAAAAATTCTCGATCTTCCTGTTCTCTCCATTCAAGAAGCAGAGGAACAAATTAATCCATCCGATGTTGCTTCAAAAGTGACAGTTCAATTGGGTGAGCTTGACTTATATGCTTTAGATTCAGGAAATGTATCAGCTTATTATCAGCATTTATATAAATCAAGATTACATAGTAACCGTAATTATGCCCGTAAAATACTTGACGATATTGTAAGTGCTAAAAAATATCCAGGTCAAACGGTCTTAGTTTACGTCCTATTTAAATACAACGATAAATATAATTGGGCTATATACGAAGAAAAATCAAAGAGTTTGCAGAAAATATCGGTTGTTCAACTGCTGGATTGGCTTGAGTGCGATCGAGATACTCCCCGTGCTATTGTTAGTGGCGATGAAATCGATAACCTAAGTGATGATTGCATACGAGAGTGGTGTAATCAGCATAAAGCAGATCCAGATGATGTGATTAGGGTATGCACCGTATACCTGAAGCCAGAGCAAGAGTCTGATGAACTAAAAGATTTTGCAAGAAGTTAGTACACTGTAATTCATATTAAATAAATAGTAATGAGCTTAGTAATTTATAGAAGATTGAATAAAGCGATCGCTTCCCATACATAATAGAAAAGGCGATCGCTCTTAATCTCATGCTGGCTGGTAAGGAATTAGCTTTAATAGCTCATCCATTATTTCCTGATTTGCAGCACCTATCAAAGTTTTAGCATTATAATCGAAAGGCTTACCAGTAAGTTGACTAAATACCGCCCCAGCTTCTTTTGCTATCAAATAACCAGGCATGATATCCCAGATGTCAAAAGAATAAACAAGATAAGCATCTGTTCTACCTGCTGCCAAAAATGCTAAATCATAACAGGCAGCACCCCACATTTTTAACCGAGCAATATGATTAGCAATAGAGTTTAATCCTGCTAATCTCACATGATTTTCTTGGCTCTTCCGTACTTACTGTGCTAAAATATTAAAAGGATTAGTATAATTTCAAGCTTTTTATCAATAGAATATGAATAAAGCAATGACAAAATTGCTAAATTTACCAGGAGTTTTAGTAGAAGATATTCACCAAACAGACTCCACATTAATTTTCTTTGTTAAATCAGATAATAAAATAGCAGTTTGTCCCCGTTGCGATCAAACAAGTCGTCGTCTCCATCAAAATCAAAGATATTTAGTTAAAGATTTACCTCTGAGCAATAGAGAGGTAATTTTATCTGTAAATCGGCGACGATTTAAGTGTGAAAATTGTGCTAAACCAGAAGAGCGAAAATTTAGATTTTGTACCAAAAAAGAAAAATTTTACTTACAGATATGGACAAACAGTTACTCAACAGGTTGTGCATAGTGATATTAAGAACGTCGCTGCTAATAACGGATTAACGCCAGAAGAAGTTGAGTCAATGGTAATGTTTTTTGCCAATATTTTTCTACCTATTGATGTAAGCAATTTAGTAAGATTAGGGATAGAGGAAATTAGTTTAGTCAAAGGTCAAGGTAAGTTTATAGTAGTTCTAGTAGACTTAGACAGTCATAAATTAATTGGGTTAGTGTCAGCGCGAAAGCAGTCTGAGATAGAGAAAGTACTGCTAGATTGGGGAGAAAAAGTCTTATCTCAGATAGAAGAAGTAAGTATGGATATGACAGGAAACTATAAATCATTAGTCAAAAAACTTTGTCCGAATGCTGAAGTAACAGTAGACAGATTTCATGTCACAAAAATGATTCATCAGGAGTTAAATCAGGCGAGAATTTCCCAAAGAAAAACGGCGCAATCATTGAATCTCCCAGAAAAAACTAAATTATTTGAGGGATTAAAAGGCAGTAAATATATATTATTAAAAGCTGAATCGCGGCTATCTAGTCAGCAAAAACAAAAATTACAACAGGTCAAAGAAGCCTCATCGTTAGTTGGAATGATGCACTCTTTAAAAGAAGAGTTTCACTATTTATTTCAAAGCAATCAGGATGTGGGGTCAGGAACCTTAGCACTAATTGATTGGTTAAAGAAAGCCGAACCTTACTACCAAAAAAGTGTCAGAACAATCAAGCGGTGGTTAGCGGAGGTAGTCGGTTACTTTGAACAAAGAACAACCAACGGTATAGTCGAAGGAATTAATAATAAACTCAAGCTCCTAAAACGTTGTGGATTTGGCTTTAGAAACTTCCAGAATTTTCAAGTCAGAGCTTTGCTTTTCTGGCACTTCCCTAATATTTTAGCACAGTAAGTACGGAAGAGCCAATTTTCAACTATTTCAGTTGTATTTGAGGAATACATTGTTGTTTCTAGAATTTGTGAATACATGGTCGTTGAGCCAAATTTTGTATCAATATAAATTGATTATTTTGTAAACGCAAGAAATTATAAACTTATTTTTAGATTGATGGAATAAAAAATTATAAGCAAAAACACAAAACTATTGGAGTGAAGTTTAGATACTATGTAATGACATAGGGTAATTTCACTCCTGGTTTATACTTAATTATATCTACTAATATATTTTCTCACATGAGCTTAAAAATTTTTATAGTAAAAATACGTATTTTTTCAGTAATTACTTAGGGTACTAAATATTTTGGTTACATAAAAAACTACTAGAGCAAAGAAATGTTATTATAGATACATTCTTTATAAATTATGATAATTTATTAAATTAAATATTAATGGATAAAATTAAAAAAATTACAGCGTCAGAAAGTGTTATATACGTGAGCGATAAAGATTCTCAAGCAGAACTGATATCGCGGGAGGTTTAGCCGTGAAATGGATATAAAAGCTACCATCTGCTTCTGGTTCTTTCATAACCTTTGCATAAATATCCCTACTGGTATTTGTAGAGTTTTGTGGAATTAATAAATTTATCTTAATATTAATCAATTCCGATATAACTCGGTGACTTCTGCGATTATATGGTTTAACTTTCGCTCCCTTTGCTGAAAGCTCAGTTAAACTTCCCCTCAACATCATCTCACCAATATGTTTGCCCTCCAAAACTGTGTATTCAATGGAAATTTCTTCAATTAAAGGTAAATATATCTCTTCTTCTTTGGCTAGAAACAGGTTGTATTCCCCTCGGATTCCGCCAACTTCATAGATTGTAAGTGGTTCATTAACTCCTTTTGGTTTTATTTGTTTTTGATTATCAATTTTTACAATAGAGCCTGCCTCTTGAAACGTAGATTCTGAGATAAAAATTTGCCCCCCTACTGTATAAGATTCGATGCGGTAAGTTAAATTTACATTACTGCCAACGATACCGTACTTAGTGCGTGTTTCTGAGCCAATATTTCCTACTACAACTTCACCTGTGTTGATGGCAATACCCATTTCTAATAGTGGCAAGCCCCATTCTTGCATTTTTGCATTAACATTAGCCATTGCTAACTGCATATCCACAGCACAAGCAACGGCTCTAACTGCATCATCTTTTCTCACAGTAGGTGCGCCAAAAAGAACTAAAATTCCATCCCCCATAAACTCATCAATTGTTCCGTAATACTTGCCAATCACATCTGCCATGTTGTGCAAATATGCGTTGAGGATTTTCACAACTTCTTCAGGTGGCAATTGTTCTGATATAGCAGTGAATCCTCTTAAATCTGAGGTCAAAATGGTAATTTTTCGCCTTTCGCCACCTAATTTTAAAGCTTCAGGGTTTTCTAATAAATTAGCAACAACTTCATTAGTTAAATATCGTCCAAATACCTTACGAATAAGTTCATTTTTTTTCTCTAGATCATCATTGGCTAAAGCAAGTTCAGCAGTACGAATTTTAACTTTATCTTCCAAGGTGTCAAATGATTCTTTTAACTGCTCAGTCATGTATGCAAAAGATTTTGCTAACTGACCAATTTCATCATCACGATCTACAGGTAACTTTTGCTCCCATTGTCCTTCAGATAGTTTTTTTGCGGCTGTATTTAGCCCTAAAATCGGTTTGACAATCCATTTTGAGGTTTGCAAACCAAATAAAATTGCCAGACTCAAAGATACTAAAGACAGAACAATATTTATGCGTCTATTAGCGATGATGTGTTCCATAAAATCTGATTGTGGAATCACAACTATAACTAACCAATTAATGCCCCAACGATCCTGTATAGGAGCAACATGAACTAGCTGAGTATTCTTATTCG harbors:
- a CDS encoding ISL3 family transposase; its protein translation is MLNQKSENLDFVPKKKNFTYRYGQTVTQQVVHSDIKNVAANNGLTPEEVESMVMFFANIFLPIDVSNLVRLGIEEISLVKGQGKFIVVLVDLDSHKLIGLVSARKQSEIEKVLLDWGEKVLSQIEEVSMDMTGNYKSLVKKLCPNAEVTVDRFHVTKMIHQELNQARISQRKTAQSLNLPEKTKLFEGLKGSKYILLKAESRLSSQQKQKLQQVKEASSLVGMMHSLKEEFHYLFQSNQDVGSGTLALIDWLKKAEPYYQKSVRTIKRWLAEVVGYFEQRTTNGIVEGINNKLKLLKRCGFGFRNFQNFQVRALLFWHFPNILAQ
- a CDS encoding inositol monophosphatase family protein → MRLAGLNSIANHIARLKMWGAACYDLAFLAAGRTDAYLVYSFDIWDIMPGYLIAKEAGAVFSQLTGKPFDYNAKTLIGAANQEIMDELLKLIPYQPA
- a CDS encoding transposase family protein; protein product: MTKLLNLPGVLVEDIHQTDSTLIFFVKSDNKIAVCPRCDQTSRRLHQNQRYLVKDLPLSNREVILSVNRRRFKCENCAKPEERKFRFCTKKEKFYLQIWTNSYSTGCA
- a CDS encoding adenylate/guanylate cyclase domain-containing protein, whose product is MIYSKIFGSVPLRIAIVVPFLLQITAVVGIIGWLSFRTGQQSVNILTNNLSSQISDNIAQQVQNHLNPPQLIEQLTTSAISTGNLDIEDFSKLERFFWSQVKQQPPGTTFQFGNERGEFIGVRKEQSGLILLVLDKAKNAQRETYILDNQGKRSRLIKREKYDPRTRPWYKAAVKAGKPTWTPLYPAFSERALLMASVTPIYNDAGKLQGVLSFEIALSQISQFLQSLSISKSGEAFIVERSGTIVASSATQVPIITEGRLQKRLKAIQSRNPLIKATAQHLLEKFDNFQNINIKDHLSLNFVANKNTQLVHVAPIQDRWGINWLVIVVIPQSDFMEHIIANRRINIVLSLVSLSLAILFGLQTSKWIVKPILGLNTAAKKLSEGQWEQKLPVDRDDEIGQLAKSFAYMTEQLKESFDTLEDKVKIRTAELALANDDLEKKNELIRKVFGRYLTNEVVANLLENPEALKLGGERRKITILTSDLRGFTAISEQLPPEEVVKILNAYLHNMADVIGKYYGTIDEFMGDGILVLFGAPTVRKDDAVRAVACAVDMQLAMANVNAKMQEWGLPLLEMGIAINTGEVVVGNIGSETRTKYGIVGSNVNLTYRIESYTVGGQIFISESTFQEAGSIVKIDNQKQIKPKGVNEPLTIYEVGGIRGEYNLFLAKEEEIYLPLIEEISIEYTVLEGKHIGEMMLRGSLTELSAKGAKVKPYNRRSHRVISELINIKINLLIPQNSTNTSRDIYAKVMKEPEADGSFYIHFTAKPPAISVLLENLYRSRI